GAGCGCCGAGACGTACCTCGTCATCGACAAGCTGCTCTCGGTGGCCCGCCGCTCGGGCGCCGACGCCGTGCACCCCGGCTACGGCTTCCTCGCCGAGAACTCCGACTTCGCCCGCGCCGTGATCGACGCCGGCCTCATCTGGATCGGTCCCTCGCCGGAGGCCATCGAGCGCCTCGGCGACAAGGTCTCGGCCCGTCACGTCGCCGAGAAGGTCGGCGCCCCGCTCGCACCGGGCACGTTGAACCCGGTGGCGGATGCCTCGGAGGTGCTCGACTTCGTCGACGTGCACGGCCTGCCCGTGGCGATCAAGGCCGCCTTCGGCGGCGGCGGCCGCGGCCTCAAGGTCGCCCGCACGCGCGAGGAGGTGCCCGAGCTCTTCGAGTCGGCCACCCGCGAGGCGGTCGCCGCCTTCGGTCGCGGGGAGTGCTTCGTCGAGAAGTACCTCGACAAGCCCCGACACGTCGAGACCCAGTGCCTCGCCGATGCGCACGGCAACGTCGTCGTGGTGTCCACCCGTGACTGCTCGCTGCAGCGGCGACACCAGAAGCTCGTCGAGGAGGCCCCGGCGCCCTTCCTCACCGAGGAGCAGAACCGCCTGCTGTACGAGGCGTCGAAGGCGATCCTCAAGGAGGTCGGCTACGTCGGCGCGGGCACGTGCGAGTTCCTCATCGGCCAGGACGGCACGGTCTCGTTCCTCGAGGTCAACACGCGCCTCCAGGTCGAGCACCCCGTCTCCGAGGAGGTCACCGGCCTCGACCTCGTGCGCGAGCAGTTCCGCCTCGCCGAGGGAGGCGTGCTCGACTACCCCGACCCCGTCGCATCCGGCCACTCGATCGAGTTCCGCATCAACGGCGAGGACCCGGGCCGCAACTTCCTGCCCTCGCCCGGGCCGGTGCACGTGCTCCGCTTCCCCGGCGGGCCCGGCGTGCGAGTGGACTCCGGTGTCACCACCGGCGACGAGATCTCGGGCGCCTTCGACTCGCTGCTCGCGAAGCTCATCGTCACCGGCTCCTCCCGCACCGACGCCCTGGAGCGCGCCCGCCGTGCCCTCGACGAGTTCGAGGTCGCAGGGCTCCCGACCGTGCTGCCCTTCCACCGCGACATCGTGCGCAACCCGGCATTCGCGCCCGACGGCGACGCGCCGTTCTCGGTGTACACGCGGTGGATCGAGACCGAGTACGACAACCGCATCGAGCCGTGGTCGGGCGAACTCGCCGAGTCCGCTGCGCCGGCCGACCGCAGCAGCGTGGTCGTCGAGGTCGCCGGACGCCGCATCGAGGTCAGCCTCCCGAAGAAACTCGTGAGCGGCACGACCGCCGGAAGCGCGGCGACGGCCGGGCCCGCTCCGCGCCGCCGGACGGCCGCCCACGCCGTCGACACGGCGACGGGCGACGCCGTCAAGGCGCCGATGCAGGCCACGGTGGTCAAGGTCGCCGTCGCCGAGGGCGACAAGGTCGTCAAGGGCGACCTGGTGCTCGTGCTCGAGGCGATGAAGATGGAGCAGCCGATCATGGCGCACAAGGACGGCGTCATCGGCCTGGTGAACGCCGAGGCGGGCTCCACCGTCTCGAGCGGCCACCTGCTGCTCGCCATCACGGACGCACCGGCGGCCTGAGTCCGCGAGGCCCGACGCGCGTCGGGCCCGCCGAACCTGGAGGGCTCAGTCGGCCGTGGGCGCACCCTGCGGCGTCGGCAGCTCGACCTCGCTGACGCCGGCGTTGCCCCACCGGGAGCGGCGGCGGCCGTAGAGCAGGTAGACGACGATGCCGATCACGAGCCAGACGAAGAACCGCACCCACGTCAAGGTCGTCAGGTTCAGCATCAGCCAGAGGCAGAGCACCGCCGAGATGATCGGCAGCACGGGCGACCACGGCACCCGGAAGCCCCGGGGCAGGTCGGGTCGGGTGCGACGCAGCACGACGATGCCGAGGCTCACGAGCACGAACGCCGACAGCGTGCCGATGTTGATCATCTCCTCGAGCAGCCCCACGTCGGTGAACGCGGCCACCACGGCGACGACGGAGCCGCCGATGATCTGGATGCGTGCCGGGGTCTTGGTGTGCTCGGTCGTCTTCGACAGCCAGCGCGGCAGGAGCCCGTCCCGGCTGAGGGCGAAGACGATGCGCGAGAGCCCGAGCAGCAGCACCATGATGACGGTCGTGAGACCGACGAGCGCCCCGATCGAGATCACCGCTGAGGCCCAGTCCTGGCCGACGAGCCGGAACGCGGTGGCCAGCGACGGGGTCTCCTCCTCGGCCAGCTCCGTGTACGAGACCATGCCGGTCATCACGATCGACACGAGCACGTACAGCGCGGTCACGATGGCGAGCCCGAGGAAGATGCCGCGCGGCAGCCGCTTCTGCGGCTCGCGCACCTCCTCCGCGCTCGTGGCCACCACGTCGAAGCCGATGAACGCGAAGAACACGAGCGACGCAGCGGAGAGCAGGCCGAAGATGCCGTATTGCGCGGGCTCGGCGCCCGTCGCCCACGAGAAGAGGGACTGCGCCCAGACGTCGCTCGAGCCGCCCTCGGTGGGCACGGACTCGGGGATGAACGGCACGTAGTTCGCGGCGTTGATGAAGAAGAATCCGACGACGATCACGAACAGCACGATCGCGACCTTGATGATGGTGAAGACCGAGCCCACACGAGCGGTGAGCTTCGTGCCGGCGACGAGCAGGACCGTGAAGACGGCGACGATCAGGAACGACGGCCAGCTCACCTCCAGTCCGGCGATCTCGATCGTCGCGGGGAACGGGATGCCGACGGCGAGCAGCGCCTCGCCGAGGTAGACGCCCCAGTACTTCGCGATCACGGCCGCACCCGTGAACATCTCGAGGATGAGGTCCCAGCCGATGATCCACGCCAGGAGCTCCCCCATGGTCGCGTACGTGAAGGTGTAGGCGCTGCCGGCCACCGGCACGGTGGACGCGAACTCGGCGTAGCACATGATCGCGAGCCCGCACGTGAGCGCGGCGAGGATGAACGAGATGGTCACGCTGGGCCCGGCGAAGTCCGCCGCCGCTTTCGCACCGACCGAGAAGATGCCGGCGCCGACGGCGACGGCGATGCCCATCAGGGCGAGGTCCCAGGTGCCGAGCGATCGCCGCAGGCTCCGCTCGTGGTCTGCGGCGTCGGCCATCGACGCCTCGACGGACTTCACACGCAGATTCATGGATCCCCCCGAGCCTCCGCGCGGTGCCCCCGCAGCGCCGCGTCGTCTCAGCGTACGACGTGCATGGCCCTCGCGGCATCCGTCAGCGAACCGGTCAGCGACGGATAGATCGGGAAGGCCTCGGCGAACTGGTCGACCGTGAGCCGGTGCTCCACGGCGAGCGTCAGCGGGAAGATCAGGTCGGAGGCGCGCGGGGCGACGATGACGCCGCCGATGATCGCGCCCGAGCCGTTCGACGCGAACAGCTTCACGAACCCGTCGCGGATGCCCATCATCTTCGCGCGCGGGTTCGAGGCGAGTGGGAGCTTGTAGATGACGCCCGGCACGACGCCCTCCTCGATGTCCTTCTGCGTCCACCCGACAGTCGCGATCTCGGGCTGCGTGAAGATGTTCGAGGTGATGTTGCGCTCCTCGGGCGGGTCGACGATGTCGCCCATCGCGTGGAACACCGCGGTTCGACCCTGCATCGACGCGACCGACGCCAGCGGGATGTAGGTCGTGCAGTCGCCGGCGGCGTAGATGTTGGGGATGGAGGTGCGCGCGACGCGGTTGACCCGGATGTGCCCGCTGTCGGAGAGCTGCACCCCGGCCTCCTCGAGGCCGATGCCCGCCGTGTTCGGCACCGAGCCGACCGCCATGAGGCAGTGGCTGCCGCGCACCTCGCGCCCATCGGTCAGCGTGGCCACGACGCCGTCGCCGTCGCGCACGACCGATTCGGCCCGCGACTTGTTCAGCACCTTCATGCCGTTGCGCTTGAAGACCTTCTCGATGACGGATGCCGCGTCCGCGTCCTCGCCCGGGAGCACCTGGTCGCGGCTCGAGATGAGCGTCACCTTCGAGCCGAGCGCGCGGTACGCGGAGGCGAACTCGGCGCCCGTCACACCCGAGCCGACCACGATGAGGTGCTCGGGGATCTCGGGCAGGTCGTAGAGCTGGGTCCAGGTGAGGATGCGCTCGCCGTCGGGCACGGCCGTGGGGAGGATGCGCGGCGTGGCTCCCACCGAGATGACGAGGGTGTCGGCCTCGATGCGGTCGAAGTCGGTGCCGCCCTTGGCCGTGGCGACGATGATCGCGTTCGAGCCGTCGAGCCGGCCCTCGCCCTGCACGAGGTTCACGCCCGCGTCCATGAGGTTCGAGCGCATGTCCTCGGACTGCTGGGCCGCGAGCCCCAGGAGGCGCTTGTTCACCGCCGCGAGGTTGATGGCCACGCTGGGCTTCACCGCCTTGTCGGACTGCCCCTTGGCGTAGAACTGCACGCCCAGGTCGGCCGCCTCCTTCACGGCGTTGGACGCCTCGGCGGTGGCGATGAGCGACTTCGAGGGCACGACGTCGGTGAGCACCGCGGAGCCGCCGACCCCGGCCCGTTCGATGAGCGTCACCTCCGCTCCCAGCCTGGCGCCCGCGAGGGCCGCCTCATATCCGCCGGGTCCTCCTCCGAGGACGGCGATCCGTTGCGTGCGCTCGAACTCGTAGGCCATGCTCACATTCTGTCGTATGTGCGCGGTGAGCCAGCAAACGAGCACGCGCCAGCGGCGGCATCCGCCCCGTCATTAGAGTGGTGGGATGCACGGTGCCAACCCGCTCGACGACCCCACTGCCGACCCCTTCGCCATCGCCGCCGAGGCCGCGGCGAGGATCGCGGAGCTCACGGGGGTCGAACGCCATGACGTGGCCCTCACCCTCGGCAGCGGCTGGGGCCGCGCGGCCGACCTCATCGGCGAGACGACCCACACCATCCCCGCCGCCGACGTGCCCGGCTTCTCGAAGCCCGCCCTCGAGGGCCACGTGGGCACACTGCGCTCGGTGGCGCTGCCGAACGGCAAGCGCGCCCTCGTCATCGGCGCGCGCACCCACTACTACGAGGGGCACGGCGTGCGCCGCGTCGTGCACTCCGTGCGCACCGCCGCCGCCACTGGTGCCACCACGATGATCCTCACGAACGGCGCCGGCGGCATCCGCGAGACGTGGATCCCCGGCACGCCCGTGCTGATCAGCGACCACATCAACCTCACGGCCGACTCCCCCCTCGAGGGCGCGACGTTCATCGACCTCACCGACCTCTACTCGCGTCGCCTGCGCGACCTCGCGCGCTCCATCGACCCTTCCCTCGACGAGGGCGTCTACTGCCAGTTCCGCGGGCCGCACTACGAGACGCCCGCCGAGGTGCAGATGGCCAAGGCCATCGGCGGCCACATCGTGGGCATGTCCACCGCGCTCGAGGCGATCGCCGCCCGCCAGGCCGGCATGGAGATCCTCGGCATGTCGCTCATCACCAACCTCGCCGCCGGCATCCAGACGACGCCGCTCAGCCACGAGGAGGTCATCGAAGCCGGTCGCGCCGCCGAATCGGTGATCTCCGACCTGCTCGCGAAGATCGTCGCAGAGCTCTAGGAGACACGGATGCCGCAGACGAACGCCGCCGACGCCGAACGCCT
This DNA window, taken from Agromyces sp. 3263, encodes the following:
- a CDS encoding amino acid permease → MNLRVKSVEASMADAADHERSLRRSLGTWDLALMGIAVAVGAGIFSVGAKAAADFAGPSVTISFILAALTCGLAIMCYAEFASTVPVAGSAYTFTYATMGELLAWIIGWDLILEMFTGAAVIAKYWGVYLGEALLAVGIPFPATIEIAGLEVSWPSFLIVAVFTVLLVAGTKLTARVGSVFTIIKVAIVLFVIVVGFFFINAANYVPFIPESVPTEGGSSDVWAQSLFSWATGAEPAQYGIFGLLSAASLVFFAFIGFDVVATSAEEVREPQKRLPRGIFLGLAIVTALYVLVSIVMTGMVSYTELAEEETPSLATAFRLVGQDWASAVISIGALVGLTTVIMVLLLGLSRIVFALSRDGLLPRWLSKTTEHTKTPARIQIIGGSVVAVVAAFTDVGLLEEMINIGTLSAFVLVSLGIVVLRRTRPDLPRGFRVPWSPVLPIISAVLCLWLMLNLTTLTWVRFFVWLVIGIVVYLLYGRRRSRWGNAGVSEVELPTPQGAPTAD
- a CDS encoding biotin carboxylase N-terminal domain-containing protein; this translates as MPRITKVLIANRGEIAVRVIRAARDAGIGSVAVYADQDRDARHAKLADEAYALDGTTSAETYLVIDKLLSVARRSGADAVHPGYGFLAENSDFARAVIDAGLIWIGPSPEAIERLGDKVSARHVAEKVGAPLAPGTLNPVADASEVLDFVDVHGLPVAIKAAFGGGGRGLKVARTREEVPELFESATREAVAAFGRGECFVEKYLDKPRHVETQCLADAHGNVVVVSTRDCSLQRRHQKLVEEAPAPFLTEEQNRLLYEASKAILKEVGYVGAGTCEFLIGQDGTVSFLEVNTRLQVEHPVSEEVTGLDLVREQFRLAEGGVLDYPDPVASGHSIEFRINGEDPGRNFLPSPGPVHVLRFPGGPGVRVDSGVTTGDEISGAFDSLLAKLIVTGSSRTDALERARRALDEFEVAGLPTVLPFHRDIVRNPAFAPDGDAPFSVYTRWIETEYDNRIEPWSGELAESAAPADRSSVVVEVAGRRIEVSLPKKLVSGTTAGSAATAGPAPRRRTAAHAVDTATGDAVKAPMQATVVKVAVAEGDKVVKGDLVLVLEAMKMEQPIMAHKDGVIGLVNAEAGSTVSSGHLLLAITDAPAA
- a CDS encoding purine-nucleoside phosphorylase, with product MHGANPLDDPTADPFAIAAEAAARIAELTGVERHDVALTLGSGWGRAADLIGETTHTIPAADVPGFSKPALEGHVGTLRSVALPNGKRALVIGARTHYYEGHGVRRVVHSVRTAAATGATTMILTNGAGGIRETWIPGTPVLISDHINLTADSPLEGATFIDLTDLYSRRLRDLARSIDPSLDEGVYCQFRGPHYETPAEVQMAKAIGGHIVGMSTALEAIAARQAGMEILGMSLITNLAAGIQTTPLSHEEVIEAGRAAESVISDLLAKIVAEL
- a CDS encoding NAD(P)H-quinone dehydrogenase, with product MAYEFERTQRIAVLGGGPGGYEAALAGARLGAEVTLIERAGVGGSAVLTDVVPSKSLIATAEASNAVKEAADLGVQFYAKGQSDKAVKPSVAINLAAVNKRLLGLAAQQSEDMRSNLMDAGVNLVQGEGRLDGSNAIIVATAKGGTDFDRIEADTLVISVGATPRILPTAVPDGERILTWTQLYDLPEIPEHLIVVGSGVTGAEFASAYRALGSKVTLISSRDQVLPGEDADAASVIEKVFKRNGMKVLNKSRAESVVRDGDGVVATLTDGREVRGSHCLMAVGSVPNTAGIGLEEAGVQLSDSGHIRVNRVARTSIPNIYAAGDCTTYIPLASVASMQGRTAVFHAMGDIVDPPEERNITSNIFTQPEIATVGWTQKDIEEGVVPGVIYKLPLASNPRAKMMGIRDGFVKLFASNGSGAIIGGVIVAPRASDLIFPLTLAVEHRLTVDQFAEAFPIYPSLTGSLTDAARAMHVVR